A genomic window from Lentibacter algarum includes:
- a CDS encoding DNA polymerase IV, with amino-acid sequence MPSLCRDCLHPFETGARCPACRSPRITAHPELYDLSIAHMDCDAFYASVEKRDNPALAAKPVIIGGGRRGVVSTACYIARIRGVRSAMPMFQALKLCPDAVVVAPRMDAYVKASRAIRAMMEEMTPEIEPLSLDEAFMDLTGTARLHGRPPAIMLARLIKRMKDELGLSGSIGLSHNKFLAKVASDLEKPKGFSVIGKAETADFLRDKPVRLIWGVGAVSQAALDKAGIHLFSDLLRWSEVDLTARFGSMGTRLYHLARGEDRRRVSAHEPVKSISKETTFSEDTGDKDLLDGHLWRLAEQVSDRAKAKGFAGQTVTLKLKTASFKSLTRRQTLHDATQMADSIYRTARALFDQLDDEGPFRLIGTGLSGLVPASDADRSHDLLDEGAAKRSDVERATDRIREKFGKDAILKGRALR; translated from the coding sequence ATGCCAAGCCTCTGTCGAGATTGTTTACACCCTTTTGAAACGGGAGCGCGCTGCCCAGCCTGCCGCAGCCCCCGTATCACTGCACACCCAGAGCTATACGATCTCAGCATCGCCCACATGGATTGCGATGCCTTCTATGCCTCCGTTGAAAAGCGCGACAACCCAGCGCTTGCTGCCAAACCCGTGATAATCGGCGGAGGCCGCCGCGGCGTTGTCTCGACAGCCTGTTATATCGCGCGCATTCGCGGCGTGCGGTCTGCCATGCCAATGTTTCAGGCGCTCAAGCTATGCCCCGATGCCGTAGTCGTTGCCCCCCGCATGGACGCCTATGTGAAAGCCTCCCGCGCCATCCGCGCCATGATGGAAGAGATGACTCCCGAGATCGAGCCGCTGTCGCTTGATGAAGCCTTCATGGATCTCACAGGCACCGCGCGGCTGCATGGCCGCCCTCCTGCCATCATGCTCGCCCGTCTCATCAAACGGATGAAAGACGAGCTTGGCCTCTCTGGCTCTATCGGCCTCAGCCACAACAAATTCCTTGCCAAAGTCGCCTCCGATTTGGAGAAACCCAAAGGGTTTTCGGTCATCGGCAAGGCTGAAACAGCCGATTTCTTGCGCGACAAACCCGTTCGCCTAATCTGGGGGGTCGGTGCCGTGTCCCAAGCCGCGCTCGACAAAGCGGGTATTCATCTGTTCTCCGATCTCCTGCGCTGGAGCGAGGTTGATCTCACAGCCCGCTTCGGCTCCATGGGCACACGGCTTTATCACCTCGCGCGCGGAGAAGACCGCCGCCGTGTCTCCGCCCATGAGCCGGTGAAGTCGATCTCAAAAGAGACAACCTTCTCAGAAGACACAGGCGACAAAGACCTCCTTGATGGGCACCTCTGGCGCCTCGCCGAACAAGTCTCGGATCGCGCCAAAGCCAAAGGCTTTGCGGGCCAGACCGTGACGCTCAAACTCAAAACCGCGAGTTTCAAAAGCCTCACCCGCCGCCAGACGCTGCATGACGCCACTCAAATGGCCGACTCAATCTATCGCACCGCCCGTGCCCTCTTTGATCAGCTGGACGATGAAGGCCCCTTCCGCCTCATCGGAACGGGTCTCTCGGGCCTCGTTCCAGCCAGCGACGCCGATCGCTCCCATGATCTCTTGGATGAGGGCGCCGCCAAACGCTCCGATGTGGAACGCGCCACAGACCGAATTCGCGAAAAATTCGGCAAAGACGCCATCCTCAAAGGCCGCGCCCTACGCTAG